One Actinomyces respiraculi DNA window includes the following coding sequences:
- a CDS encoding PadR family transcriptional regulator encodes MTLSKDLVAASATPMVLLVLSTGPDYGYSILRRIAEASDGQLEWSEGLLYPLLHRLERAGRISAQWGVADSGRRRKYYTLTSDGAAELASLEAQWQLAARTINALREAASAATTPAHATVPSATPGAPSSTAPTPGPRPKERA; translated from the coding sequence ATGACGCTGTCCAAGGACCTCGTCGCCGCCTCGGCAACCCCGATGGTCCTGCTCGTGCTATCCACCGGCCCCGACTACGGCTACTCGATCCTGCGCCGCATCGCCGAGGCCTCCGACGGCCAGCTCGAGTGGTCCGAGGGACTCCTCTACCCCCTCCTCCACCGCCTTGAGCGCGCCGGTCGCATCAGCGCCCAGTGGGGTGTGGCCGACTCCGGCCGGCGGCGCAAGTACTACACCCTCACGTCCGACGGCGCCGCCGAGCTCGCCTCCCTCGAGGCCCAGTGGCAGCTCGCCGCCAGGACCATCAACGCCCTGCGCGAGGCCGCGAGCGCTGCCACTACCCCCGCCCACGCCACTGTCCCGAGCGCCACCCCGGGCGCCCCCTCGTCAACCGCCCCCACCCCAGGGCCCCGCCCGAAGGAGAGAGCATGA
- a CDS encoding alpha-amylase family glycosyl hydrolase, translating to MTSVTALDEHTWADATWPLGTHLTDGGGVTIAVYAPAATRLQVEVYPQALGADAVASFTAARGEDGVWRAHLGGLDAGALIGLRAWGPNWPYDEAWVAGSEAGFLADLDADGNRFNPNKVLFDPYSREVSHTLFTDRLADLGIDGGVFGTGGDDVDGVPRRQIDTGRYAPKGVVVAKNRDQGGPGIDGRPNRPGLRAEQTIIYEAGVDQLTGHPSSARLTDLLAGEPGFEDVPDIPAEYQGTYKGVGMLAPYLKAAGVTTLELLPVHETNASESGRAGATNSWGYMTLAFFAPSRRYASDQSWGGPTREFREMVDAFHAAGLEVYLDVVYNHTAEGGNWNGDVATTGFTSLGGLATAEYYQMTVDKILVDGATGTANQLNYSSETARTLVLDSLRYWSDQMGVDGFRFDLATVLGRLPEEAAPDDWGNLKRFFTDHPLLVAIADLARERGIKVIAEAWDLWGYEVGNFPRGWGEWNGRYRDAVRRFTKGDGNTGSFIDVVNGDYHHFQDNDGPQRSVNFVVAHDGFNLADLVSYQEKNNGEAWPFGPSDGGSDDNLSWDSGGSQVLRRQRLRNLWAVLMLSRGVPMVVVGDEMGRTQNGNNNPWALGSVAMRNNYAMIASSQPQNVPVVEGEDWAYHDNLGEFDSPSASVNPLFRFTTALMRMRQRHPTLQQARWGGVEPGGDDVSYLFRRPDGESSPQEGDRVVSLLIDAPDDHFAVMLNMDDEPVEFALPEAGQGLAWRRLVDTAAWAEPECNIWDEGTGEVLAGPQVVHAWSVMIAHRDPAGLADA from the coding sequence ATGACTTCTGTGACCGCGTTAGACGAGCACACCTGGGCCGACGCCACCTGGCCCCTCGGAACCCACCTCACTGACGGGGGCGGCGTGACGATCGCCGTCTACGCCCCGGCCGCGACCCGTCTCCAGGTCGAGGTCTACCCGCAGGCCCTGGGGGCCGACGCCGTCGCCTCTTTCACGGCCGCCCGCGGCGAGGACGGGGTGTGGCGCGCCCACCTGGGCGGCCTCGACGCCGGTGCTCTCATCGGCCTGCGTGCCTGGGGCCCCAACTGGCCCTACGACGAGGCCTGGGTGGCCGGCTCCGAGGCGGGCTTTCTGGCCGACCTCGACGCCGACGGCAACCGCTTCAACCCCAACAAGGTCCTGTTCGACCCCTACTCGCGTGAGGTCAGCCACACGCTGTTCACCGACCGCCTTGCCGACCTGGGCATCGACGGCGGCGTCTTCGGTACCGGCGGTGACGACGTCGACGGCGTGCCCCGCCGCCAGATCGACACCGGCCGCTATGCCCCCAAGGGCGTCGTCGTCGCCAAGAACCGCGACCAGGGCGGGCCCGGCATCGACGGGCGCCCCAACCGGCCCGGCCTGCGCGCCGAGCAGACGATCATCTACGAGGCCGGGGTGGACCAGCTCACCGGCCACCCCTCCTCCGCCCGCCTCACCGACCTCCTGGCCGGGGAGCCCGGGTTCGAGGACGTGCCGGACATCCCCGCCGAGTACCAGGGCACGTACAAGGGTGTGGGCATGCTCGCCCCCTACCTCAAGGCCGCGGGCGTCACCACGCTTGAGCTCCTGCCCGTGCACGAGACCAACGCCTCCGAGTCCGGGCGTGCCGGCGCCACCAACTCCTGGGGGTACATGACCCTCGCCTTCTTCGCCCCCTCGCGCCGCTATGCCTCCGACCAGTCCTGGGGCGGGCCCACCCGTGAGTTCCGCGAGATGGTCGACGCCTTCCACGCGGCCGGCCTTGAGGTCTACCTCGACGTCGTCTACAACCACACGGCTGAGGGCGGCAACTGGAACGGCGACGTCGCCACGACCGGCTTCACCAGCCTCGGGGGTCTGGCGACCGCCGAGTACTACCAGATGACCGTTGACAAGATCCTCGTCGACGGCGCAACCGGCACCGCCAACCAGCTCAACTACTCCTCCGAGACGGCCCGCACGCTCGTCCTGGACTCGCTGCGCTACTGGAGCGACCAGATGGGCGTGGACGGCTTCCGCTTCGACCTGGCCACCGTCCTCGGTCGCTTACCGGAAGAGGCCGCGCCCGATGACTGGGGCAACCTCAAGCGCTTCTTCACGGACCACCCGCTGCTGGTCGCCATCGCGGACCTGGCTCGCGAGCGGGGCATCAAGGTCATCGCCGAGGCCTGGGACCTGTGGGGTTACGAGGTTGGCAACTTCCCGCGCGGCTGGGGTGAGTGGAACGGCCGCTACCGCGACGCTGTGCGCCGCTTCACCAAGGGCGACGGCAACACCGGCTCCTTCATCGACGTCGTCAACGGCGACTACCACCACTTCCAGGACAACGACGGTCCCCAGCGCTCGGTCAACTTCGTCGTCGCCCACGACGGCTTCAACCTTGCGGACCTCGTGTCCTACCAGGAGAAGAACAACGGCGAGGCCTGGCCCTTCGGACCTTCCGACGGCGGCAGCGACGACAACCTCTCCTGGGACTCCGGGGGCAGCCAGGTGCTGCGCCGCCAGCGGCTGCGCAACCTGTGGGCGGTGCTCATGCTGTCGCGGGGCGTGCCCATGGTGGTGGTCGGCGACGAGATGGGCCGCACCCAGAACGGCAACAACAACCCCTGGGCACTGGGGTCCGTCGCCATGCGCAACAACTACGCGATGATCGCCTCCAGCCAGCCTCAGAACGTGCCGGTGGTCGAGGGCGAGGACTGGGCCTACCACGACAACCTCGGGGAGTTCGACTCCCCGAGCGCGAGCGTGAACCCGCTGTTCCGCTTCACCACCGCGCTTATGCGGATGCGTCAGCGGCACCCGACGCTCCAGCAGGCCCGGTGGGGCGGCGTCGAGCCCGGTGGCGACGACGTGTCCTACCTCTTCCGGCGTCCCGACGGCGAGTCCTCGCCGCAGGAGGGTGACCGTGTGGTCAGCCTGCTCATCGACGCGCCCGACGACCACTTCGCCGTCATGCTCAACATGGACGACGAGCCGGTCGAGTTCGCCCTGCCTGAGGCGGGTCAGGGGCTTGCGTGGCGGCGGCTGGTGGACACGGCTGCCTGGGCGGAGCCCGAGTGCAACATCTGGGACGAGGGGACGGGTGAGGTGCTCGCCGGCCCACAGGTGGTGCACGCCTGGTCGGTCATGATCGCGCACCGCGACCCCGCGGGTCTCGCCGACGCCTGA
- the purS gene encoding phosphoribosylformylglycinamidine synthase subunit PurS — MGRIIVEVMPKPEILDPQGKAVVGSLPRLGFDQFTAVRQGRRFELTVEGPVTDAHLAAAAEAAQTLLSNPIIEDVVSVRADGEEA; from the coding sequence ATGGGACGCATCATCGTCGAGGTCATGCCCAAGCCCGAGATCCTTGACCCCCAGGGCAAGGCCGTCGTCGGCAGCCTCCCGCGGCTCGGATTCGACCAGTTCACCGCGGTCCGCCAGGGCCGTCGCTTCGAGTTGACGGTGGAGGGGCCCGTGACCGACGCCCACCTGGCCGCCGCCGCCGAGGCCGCCCAGACGCTCCTGTCGAACCCGATCATCGAGGACGTCGTGTCCGTGCGGGCCGACGGCGAGGAGGCCTGA
- a CDS encoding glycosyltransferase — translation MRTIDVAPLPLSDLESHLDEVAVRRLHDGVEAAHALLDSRTVWTITPSAAASSGPAEIVAPLVGYARGLGIDARWLTLDAPAEFVTLATRLNDFLHGAAGDGGKLGDKQRDLYEHVLASNADNVIEDVRDGDVVILHDPATAGLAEAFTRAGATVLWRLHVGVADAGEAGQHAWAFLDDYLENVDLIIASRPEYLPPYVEEEHTAIIAPSINPDSPKNRVLDLDEARSVVRLAGYVAGQAPFDAVPLIREDARPDAFRGLAEEEAFGTDHPVPEGARTITQIQRWDRLKGGKELLDAFATHIGVLPADAHLVIAGPVPDPEREPAAAAVLEDITERLATLPESTAARVHLLGIPSTDREVNATIVNALQRVSTVVTQRSLVEAFGLTVAEAMWKKAPVVASAVGGIQEQVEDGVTGALVPADDDLAWATAAADLLLFTERAQEMGDAAHEAVRRRYLPDRHLIEVVDAIARALG, via the coding sequence ATGAGAACCATCGACGTCGCCCCGCTTCCACTGTCGGACCTCGAGAGCCACCTTGATGAGGTCGCTGTCCGTCGGCTGCACGACGGCGTCGAGGCCGCCCACGCCCTGCTCGACAGCCGCACCGTCTGGACCATCACGCCGTCGGCAGCCGCCTCCTCCGGTCCCGCCGAGATCGTAGCGCCACTCGTGGGCTACGCCCGAGGCCTGGGCATCGACGCCCGTTGGCTGACGCTCGATGCCCCGGCTGAGTTCGTCACCCTCGCCACGCGCCTGAACGACTTCCTTCACGGCGCAGCCGGTGACGGCGGCAAGCTGGGAGACAAGCAGCGGGACCTGTACGAGCACGTCCTGGCCTCCAACGCGGACAACGTCATTGAGGACGTGCGCGACGGCGACGTCGTCATCCTCCACGACCCGGCCACGGCCGGCCTGGCCGAGGCGTTCACGCGTGCGGGCGCGACCGTCCTGTGGCGTCTGCACGTTGGTGTGGCCGACGCCGGTGAGGCCGGCCAGCACGCCTGGGCCTTCCTGGACGACTACCTGGAGAACGTCGATCTCATCATCGCCTCACGCCCGGAGTACCTGCCGCCCTATGTGGAGGAGGAGCACACGGCCATCATTGCCCCCTCCATCAACCCGGACTCGCCCAAGAACCGAGTGCTCGACCTCGACGAGGCCCGCTCAGTGGTGCGCCTGGCCGGGTACGTGGCCGGTCAGGCACCCTTCGACGCCGTCCCCCTCATTCGTGAGGACGCCCGCCCTGACGCTTTCCGGGGGTTGGCTGAGGAGGAGGCCTTCGGGACCGACCATCCCGTGCCGGAGGGCGCCAGGACGATCACGCAGATCCAGCGCTGGGACCGCCTCAAGGGCGGCAAGGAGCTGCTGGACGCCTTCGCGACGCACATCGGCGTGCTGCCCGCGGACGCGCACCTTGTCATCGCGGGGCCGGTGCCCGACCCGGAGCGTGAGCCGGCGGCGGCCGCCGTCCTGGAGGACATCACGGAGCGGCTGGCCACGCTGCCGGAGTCGACGGCGGCGCGGGTGCACCTGCTGGGAATCCCGAGCACGGACCGCGAGGTCAACGCCACGATTGTCAACGCCCTGCAGCGCGTGAGCACGGTGGTCACACAGCGCTCGCTGGTCGAGGCCTTCGGCCTGACGGTGGCCGAGGCGATGTGGAAGAAGGCGCCGGTGGTGGCCTCCGCCGTCGGCGGCATTCAGGAGCAGGTGGAGGACGGTGTCACGGGCGCGCTCGTGCCCGCCGACGACGACCTTGCGTGGGCGACGGCGGCGGCCGACCTCCTGCTGTTCACGGAGCGGGCGCAGGAGATGGGGGATGCGGCCCACGAGGCGGTGCGTCGTCGCTACCTGCCGGACCGCCACCTCATCGAGGTCGTGGACGCGATCGCCCGGGCGCTGGGGTAG
- the gdhA gene encoding NADP-specific glutamate dehydrogenase: MQESVEKVYEQVIARNRGESEFHQAVREVLESLDPVIAKRPDYADNALLERIVEPERMITFRVPWTDDKGRVHVNRGFRVEFNSALGPYKGGLRFHPSVYAGIIKFLGFEQIFKNALTDQGIGGGKGGSDFDPHGKSDAEVMRFCQSFMTELSRHIGPDTDVPAGDIGVGGREIGYLFGQYKRLTNRYDAGVLTGKPVAWGGSLARTEATGYGTVLFAQSMLATKGDSLEGKKVSVSGSGNVAIYAIEKLQQLGAMPITFSDSSGYVVDENGIDLELLKQIKEVERGRVADYVERKPGARLVTEGRLWDVPVDVALPCATQNELDGDHAATLLRNGVGVVAEGANMPSTPEAVEAFQAAGILYAPGKASNAGGVATSALEMSQNSARTRWSFEEVEARLTGIMADIHDNCVEAAETYGRPGDYVLGANAAGFTKVADAMIQHGIV; this comes from the coding sequence ATGCAGGAGAGTGTCGAAAAGGTCTACGAGCAGGTCATCGCCCGCAACCGTGGCGAGTCCGAGTTCCACCAGGCCGTCCGAGAGGTCCTCGAGTCCCTCGACCCCGTCATCGCCAAGCGCCCCGACTACGCCGACAACGCACTCCTCGAGCGCATCGTTGAGCCTGAGCGCATGATCACGTTCCGTGTCCCGTGGACTGACGACAAGGGCCGGGTGCACGTCAACCGCGGCTTCCGCGTTGAGTTCAACTCCGCCCTGGGCCCCTACAAGGGCGGCCTGCGCTTCCACCCCAGTGTCTACGCCGGGATCATCAAGTTCCTCGGCTTCGAGCAGATCTTCAAGAACGCCCTGACCGACCAGGGCATCGGCGGCGGCAAGGGCGGCTCCGACTTCGACCCGCACGGCAAGTCCGACGCCGAGGTCATGCGCTTCTGCCAGTCCTTCATGACTGAGCTCAGCCGCCACATCGGCCCCGACACCGACGTGCCCGCCGGTGACATCGGCGTCGGCGGCCGTGAGATCGGATACTTGTTCGGCCAGTACAAGCGCCTGACCAACCGCTACGACGCCGGCGTGCTCACCGGTAAGCCCGTCGCCTGGGGTGGCTCGCTTGCCCGCACCGAGGCCACCGGCTACGGCACGGTCCTCTTCGCCCAGTCCATGCTCGCCACCAAGGGCGACAGCCTCGAGGGCAAGAAGGTGTCCGTCTCCGGCTCCGGCAACGTGGCGATCTACGCCATCGAGAAGCTGCAGCAGCTCGGTGCCATGCCGATCACCTTCTCCGACTCCTCGGGCTACGTCGTCGACGAGAACGGCATCGACCTCGAGCTGCTCAAGCAGATCAAGGAGGTCGAGCGCGGACGCGTCGCCGACTACGTCGAGCGCAAGCCCGGTGCCCGTCTGGTGACCGAGGGCCGTCTCTGGGACGTGCCGGTCGACGTCGCCCTGCCCTGCGCCACGCAGAACGAGCTCGACGGCGACCACGCCGCCACCCTGCTGCGCAACGGCGTCGGCGTCGTCGCCGAGGGTGCCAACATGCCCTCCACCCCCGAGGCCGTCGAGGCCTTCCAGGCGGCCGGCATCCTCTACGCGCCCGGCAAGGCCTCCAACGCGGGTGGTGTGGCCACCTCGGCGCTGGAGATGAGCCAGAACTCTGCCCGCACCCGTTGGAGCTTCGAGGAGGTCGAGGCCCGCCTCACCGGCATCATGGCCGACATCCACGACAACTGCGTCGAGGCTGCGGAGACCTACGGGCGTCCCGGCGACTACGTCCTGGGCGCCAACGCCGCCGGCTTCACCAAGGTTGCCGACGCGATGATCCAGCACGGCATCGTCTGA
- the purL gene encoding phosphoribosylformylglycinamidine synthase subunit PurL, which produces MMALEPAKIPADVDNLRPVEHPDTTQDAAATPDQEMPYRELGLKDDEYASIKELLGRRPTNAELAMYSVMWSEHCSYKSSKIHLKQFGTKVTPEMKQHLLVGMGENAGVVDIGDGWAVTYKVESHNHPSFVEPYQGAATGVGGIVRDIISMGARPVAVMDQLRFGAADHPDTARVVHGVVAGVGGYGNCLGLPNIGGETEFDPSYQQNPLVNALCVGVLRHDAIHLANATGTGNKVVLFGARTGGDGIGGASILASESFEDGMPAKRPSVQVGDPFMEKVLIECCLDLFNADLVLGIQDLGAAGISCATSELASNGDGGMHVDLEKVLLRDPSLTAGEILMSESQERMMAVVAPDRLEEFMAVIDKWDVEAAVIGEVNGSGRLTIDHFGERIVDVDPRTVAHEGPTYHRPYARPAWQDALNADSSDRLARPSSAAELTEQVVAVVTNANQASTAWVTNQYDRFVRGDTALAQPDDAGVIRVDEATGRGVAISTDANGRFTKLDPATGAAQALAESYRNVCTVGATPRAVTDCLNFGSPEDPDAMWQLVEAITGLADACKQMGVPVTGGNVSLYNSHGKVKGLIDSSINPTPVVGVLGVMDDVRRANPSGWFEEGLAIIALGATADELDGSTWTRVVHDHLGGLPPKVDLEAEMALGRVLVALSEADLPEGTKLVRAAHDLSAGGLIQSLVDAVLRHGVGASVDLTPIESRDGVDDFTALFSESGARALVAVHEAAVPVVEAAASAENVPWARIGTTGGDILVVSGTDLLADGGAGRPLMLDLAELRADVESTLPAQF; this is translated from the coding sequence ATGATGGCACTCGAGCCCGCGAAGATCCCCGCCGACGTCGACAACCTCCGCCCGGTCGAGCACCCGGACACGACCCAGGACGCCGCCGCGACCCCCGACCAGGAGATGCCCTACCGCGAGCTCGGCCTCAAGGATGACGAGTACGCCTCCATCAAGGAGCTCCTGGGCCGCCGCCCCACCAACGCCGAGCTCGCCATGTACTCCGTCATGTGGTCCGAGCACTGCTCCTACAAGTCCTCCAAGATCCACCTCAAGCAGTTCGGCACCAAGGTCACCCCCGAGATGAAGCAGCACCTGCTTGTCGGCATGGGGGAGAACGCCGGCGTCGTCGATATCGGAGACGGCTGGGCCGTGACCTACAAGGTCGAGTCCCACAACCACCCCAGCTTCGTTGAGCCCTACCAGGGCGCCGCCACCGGCGTCGGCGGCATCGTGCGCGACATCATCTCCATGGGCGCGCGCCCCGTCGCCGTCATGGACCAGCTGCGCTTCGGGGCCGCGGACCACCCGGACACCGCCCGGGTCGTGCACGGCGTCGTCGCCGGCGTCGGCGGCTACGGCAACTGCCTGGGCCTGCCCAACATCGGCGGCGAGACCGAGTTCGACCCCTCCTACCAGCAGAACCCCCTCGTCAACGCCCTGTGCGTGGGGGTCCTGCGCCACGACGCCATCCACCTGGCCAACGCCACCGGCACCGGCAACAAGGTGGTGCTCTTCGGCGCGCGCACCGGCGGCGACGGCATCGGCGGCGCCTCCATCCTCGCCTCGGAGTCCTTCGAGGACGGCATGCCCGCCAAGCGCCCCAGCGTGCAGGTCGGTGACCCCTTCATGGAGAAGGTCCTCATCGAGTGCTGCCTTGACCTGTTCAACGCGGACCTCGTCCTCGGCATCCAGGACCTGGGCGCCGCCGGCATCTCCTGCGCCACCAGCGAGCTCGCCTCCAACGGCGACGGCGGCATGCACGTCGACCTCGAGAAGGTCCTCCTGCGCGACCCCTCCCTCACTGCCGGCGAGATCCTCATGAGTGAGTCCCAGGAGCGCATGATGGCCGTCGTCGCTCCCGACAGGCTCGAGGAGTTCATGGCTGTCATCGACAAGTGGGACGTCGAGGCCGCCGTCATCGGCGAGGTCAACGGCTCCGGCCGCCTGACCATCGACCATTTCGGTGAGCGCATCGTCGACGTCGACCCGCGCACCGTCGCCCACGAGGGCCCCACGTACCACCGCCCCTACGCCCGCCCCGCCTGGCAGGACGCGCTCAACGCGGACTCCTCCGACCGCCTGGCCCGCCCCTCCAGCGCCGCTGAGCTCACCGAGCAGGTCGTCGCCGTCGTCACCAATGCCAACCAGGCCTCCACCGCCTGGGTCACCAACCAGTACGACCGCTTCGTGCGCGGCGACACTGCCCTGGCCCAGCCCGACGACGCCGGCGTCATCCGCGTCGACGAGGCTACCGGCCGTGGCGTGGCCATCTCGACGGACGCCAACGGGCGCTTCACCAAGCTCGACCCGGCCACCGGGGCCGCTCAGGCCCTGGCCGAGTCCTACCGCAACGTCTGCACCGTTGGCGCCACACCCCGGGCCGTGACCGACTGCCTCAACTTCGGCTCCCCGGAGGACCCGGACGCCATGTGGCAGCTCGTTGAGGCCATCACCGGCTTGGCGGACGCCTGCAAGCAGATGGGTGTGCCCGTCACCGGCGGCAACGTCTCGCTGTACAACTCGCACGGCAAGGTCAAGGGGCTTATCGACTCCTCCATCAACCCCACGCCCGTCGTCGGCGTGCTGGGCGTCATGGACGACGTGCGCCGCGCCAACCCCTCCGGCTGGTTCGAGGAGGGCCTGGCGATCATCGCCCTGGGCGCCACCGCGGACGAGCTGGATGGCTCGACCTGGACGCGCGTGGTCCACGACCACCTCGGCGGCCTGCCCCCGAAGGTGGACCTGGAGGCGGAGATGGCTCTTGGGCGCGTCCTCGTGGCGCTGAGCGAGGCGGACCTGCCCGAGGGCACGAAGCTCGTGCGTGCCGCCCACGACCTGTCCGCCGGTGGTCTCATCCAGAGCCTCGTTGACGCCGTGCTGCGCCACGGCGTGGGTGCCAGCGTGGACCTGACCCCCATCGAGAGCCGCGACGGCGTGGACGACTTCACCGCCCTGTTCTCCGAGTCCGGGGCGCGCGCGCTCGTGGCCGTCCACGAGGCCGCCGTGCCGGTGGTGGAGGCTGCCGCGAGTGCCGAGAACGTGCCGTGGGCCCGCATCGGCACCACCGGTGGCGACATACTCGTCGTCTCCGGCACGGACCTGCTGGCCGACGGCGGTGCCGGCCGGCCCCTCATGCTCGACCTCGCCGAGTTGCGCGCCGACGTTGAGAGCACGCTGCCGGCGCAGTTTTGA
- the purQ gene encoding phosphoribosylformylglycinamidine synthase subunit PurQ → MARIGVITFPGTLDDVDALRAVRLAGAEPVSLWHKDADLRSVDAVVVPGGFSYGDYLRCGAIARFAPVMDEVIEAAGKGMPVLGICNGFQILAEAHLLPGALIRNDHQRFVCREQRLRVESTSTAWTGLLKEGEELTVPLKNGEGNFIASPQEVERLEGEGHVVFRYVGFNPNGSVNDIAGVRNARGNVVGLMPHPEHAVEPGFGPDSEAGPRTGTDGLTLFQSVISMLVGA, encoded by the coding sequence ATGGCCCGCATCGGCGTCATCACCTTCCCCGGCACGCTGGATGACGTCGACGCCCTGCGCGCGGTGCGCCTGGCCGGGGCTGAGCCCGTCTCGCTGTGGCACAAGGACGCAGACCTGCGCAGTGTCGACGCCGTCGTCGTGCCCGGTGGCTTCTCCTACGGCGACTACCTGCGCTGCGGCGCCATTGCCCGCTTCGCCCCGGTGATGGACGAGGTCATTGAGGCCGCCGGCAAGGGCATGCCCGTGCTGGGCATCTGCAACGGCTTCCAGATCCTCGCCGAGGCGCACCTGCTGCCGGGGGCGCTCATCCGCAACGACCACCAGCGCTTCGTGTGCCGCGAGCAGCGTCTGCGGGTGGAGTCGACGTCGACGGCGTGGACCGGCCTGCTTAAGGAGGGTGAGGAGCTCACTGTCCCGCTGAAGAACGGTGAGGGCAACTTCATCGCCTCCCCTCAGGAGGTCGAGCGCCTTGAGGGGGAGGGGCACGTGGTCTTCCGCTACGTGGGCTTCAACCCGAACGGCTCGGTCAACGACATCGCCGGCGTGCGCAACGCGCGCGGCAACGTGGTGGGTCTCATGCCGCACCCCGAGCATGCGGTGGAGCCGGGCTTCGGGCCGGACTCCGAGGCGGGCCCGCGTACCGGCACGGACGGCCTCACGCTGTTCCAGTCGGTGATCAGCATGCTGGTGGGTGCCTGA
- a CDS encoding CDP-alcohol phosphatidyltransferase family protein: MSGLPLAFLAILALIRDETGWMWLWLALAMLIDGVDGTCARRARVKDVIPWFDGSVVDIVVDYLTWTFIPALFMYLHLPLGPAPVAGVLTVTVLVSSLFCYANEGEKSSDNYFVGFPAAWNIVAVMLWALGTPAVINVVVTLLFVVLTLVPTHYVHPARVKRLRVVNITAVGVWLAGTAWLVTVHPVRPLAAMVLSLGGGAWLLLVGALRSARGAED; the protein is encoded by the coding sequence ATGTCCGGGCTGCCTCTTGCCTTTCTGGCGATACTCGCCCTCATCCGCGACGAGACGGGGTGGATGTGGCTGTGGCTGGCCCTGGCGATGCTCATCGACGGCGTCGACGGCACCTGCGCCCGCCGGGCACGAGTCAAGGACGTCATCCCGTGGTTCGACGGCTCCGTCGTCGACATCGTCGTCGACTACCTGACCTGGACCTTCATCCCCGCGCTGTTCATGTACCTGCACCTACCGCTCGGGCCCGCGCCGGTGGCCGGGGTGCTGACGGTCACCGTGCTCGTCTCGTCCCTGTTCTGCTACGCCAACGAGGGAGAGAAGTCCTCAGACAACTACTTCGTGGGATTCCCGGCGGCCTGGAACATCGTGGCGGTCATGCTCTGGGCGCTGGGGACCCCGGCAGTGATCAACGTCGTGGTGACGCTCCTGTTCGTGGTCCTCACGCTCGTGCCCACCCACTACGTCCACCCCGCACGGGTCAAGCGCCTGCGTGTCGTCAACATCACGGCCGTGGGCGTGTGGCTGGCCGGCACGGCCTGGCTCGTCACCGTCCACCCTGTTCGCCCCCTTGCCGCCATGGTGCTGTCCCTGGGCGGTGGCGCGTGGCTGCTGCTCGTCGGTGCGCTGCGCAGCGCCCGCGGGGCCGAGGACTAG